The following coding sequences lie in one Thalassoglobus polymorphus genomic window:
- a CDS encoding glutamine amidotransferase, producing the protein MEFCLVSNGSILGAIEIGSQQWLLPVVTVLIASLGLLVLSYSTAKQSLGLKAVLILLKACGIGLLALCLLNPTLVRSQFRPGENIIVLLADNSSSMQILDESGVSRSDQFAEVLNKDDDEWLTRLTQDFDLRKYSFDERVNQFENFSSLDFRGRRSQLAAAIESIQQRFRNQPLSGIVLLTDGNASDLERLREVDLEVPVYPLKRNEKANNVFDVAIDQVSVSESPFEDAPLEVAATVSSTAQEELKVLVTLGQEATQENTASENMETEEAASIEGSSNSDLEIDAGNRELPQYEKAILVPVGKPAIVRFKLKPTHKGVAFYRLRVQPDHEHDVFEHPEKSSEATLANNERLLTVDRGEFKKRILYVGGRPNWEYKFFNRAVAEDREVKLVSLIRIARKEAKFDFRGRVGETGNSLFRGQDREADEETESYDEAVIIRLNTLDNSELSDGFPKAKEELYKYDAVILDDIEAAFFTPDQQALLERFVSERGGGLMMLGGRDSYRHGQWHKTPLRDVAPIYLDRAGRAPHGELKWDLTREGWLEPWMRVRPTENEEKTRLEEVPKLQILNSARETKPGARVFAEVQDEQGERFPSVVAHQYGQGRSVAVLIGDLWRWSIQRQEDEKDDLAQSWRQIIRWLVAEVPGQLETELEWTEIGSVPGVKLNVRLRNEEYQPKENAVVSISVQPPFGDAIQLDAEPSLSEPGLFEATYIPRDTGAYLADVHVKDETELTSRMKVGWTSQPDEKEFRQIEINYDVLESLADRSQGEVVSFADLSGFVRELPQKEMPVQEIKTTPLWHSPLILLLALACFAAEWGLRRWRGMP; encoded by the coding sequence ATGGAGTTCTGTTTGGTCAGCAACGGTTCAATTCTTGGAGCCATTGAAATTGGCAGCCAGCAATGGCTCTTGCCTGTCGTGACTGTCTTGATTGCCAGCCTTGGATTGTTGGTTCTCAGTTACTCGACGGCGAAGCAATCACTGGGGCTGAAGGCCGTTTTGATTTTACTCAAAGCATGCGGTATTGGACTGCTCGCACTCTGCTTGCTCAACCCGACTCTTGTTCGCAGCCAGTTTCGACCGGGCGAGAATATTATTGTCCTGCTGGCAGACAACAGTTCCAGTATGCAGATTCTCGACGAATCGGGAGTCTCTCGCTCCGATCAGTTTGCGGAAGTGCTCAATAAAGATGACGACGAATGGCTGACGCGGCTCACCCAGGATTTTGATCTACGCAAATATTCGTTCGATGAAAGGGTCAATCAGTTCGAGAACTTTTCATCGCTTGATTTTCGTGGTCGCCGAAGCCAACTTGCTGCCGCAATTGAATCAATCCAGCAACGTTTTCGAAATCAACCTCTCTCTGGAATTGTGTTACTGACTGACGGGAACGCCAGCGATCTCGAACGATTACGCGAAGTTGATCTCGAAGTTCCTGTTTATCCACTGAAGCGAAACGAAAAAGCGAACAACGTTTTTGACGTCGCGATTGATCAGGTCTCTGTTTCGGAAAGTCCTTTCGAGGATGCTCCTCTGGAAGTGGCAGCGACGGTTTCGTCGACTGCTCAAGAAGAGTTGAAGGTGCTTGTCACACTCGGTCAGGAAGCGACGCAAGAAAATACAGCCTCTGAAAATATGGAGACTGAAGAGGCGGCGTCTATAGAGGGCTCTTCGAATTCTGATCTTGAGATTGATGCTGGAAATCGGGAATTACCTCAGTATGAGAAGGCGATCCTTGTACCAGTTGGCAAGCCTGCAATCGTTCGTTTTAAATTGAAGCCGACGCACAAGGGAGTTGCCTTTTACCGATTGCGAGTTCAGCCAGACCATGAACATGATGTTTTTGAACATCCCGAAAAGAGTTCCGAAGCGACTTTAGCGAACAACGAACGGCTCCTCACTGTGGACCGTGGCGAATTCAAAAAACGTATTCTTTATGTAGGTGGTCGGCCGAACTGGGAGTACAAGTTCTTCAATCGAGCTGTCGCTGAAGATCGGGAAGTGAAGCTTGTTAGTTTAATTCGCATTGCTCGGAAAGAGGCAAAATTTGACTTTCGAGGACGCGTGGGAGAGACAGGCAATTCATTATTTCGCGGGCAGGATCGTGAAGCAGATGAAGAGACAGAATCGTATGATGAGGCTGTGATCATCCGCTTGAACACTCTCGATAACTCTGAACTGAGTGACGGTTTCCCCAAAGCGAAAGAAGAACTTTACAAATACGATGCCGTCATTTTGGACGATATCGAAGCGGCGTTCTTCACTCCTGATCAGCAAGCTTTACTGGAAAGGTTTGTCTCTGAACGAGGGGGTGGGCTGATGATGCTCGGCGGGCGAGACTCGTATCGACATGGTCAATGGCACAAAACTCCGCTTCGGGATGTCGCCCCGATCTATCTGGATCGAGCAGGGAGAGCACCGCACGGAGAACTCAAGTGGGATCTGACGAGAGAAGGTTGGCTGGAACCCTGGATGAGAGTTCGGCCCACAGAGAACGAGGAAAAAACAAGATTAGAAGAAGTTCCCAAGCTTCAGATACTCAACTCGGCACGTGAAACAAAGCCGGGGGCTCGCGTGTTCGCTGAGGTGCAAGATGAACAGGGGGAGCGATTCCCGTCTGTGGTTGCACACCAATATGGGCAAGGACGCTCGGTGGCAGTTCTGATTGGTGATTTATGGCGCTGGTCGATTCAGCGACAAGAAGACGAGAAAGATGACCTTGCACAGAGCTGGCGGCAAATTATTCGCTGGCTCGTCGCGGAAGTCCCCGGGCAACTTGAAACAGAGTTGGAATGGACGGAAATTGGATCCGTGCCGGGGGTGAAGTTGAATGTTCGTCTGCGGAATGAAGAGTATCAACCAAAAGAAAACGCGGTCGTTTCGATCTCTGTTCAACCGCCATTTGGAGATGCCATTCAACTCGATGCAGAGCCGAGTCTCTCTGAGCCGGGGCTGTTCGAGGCGACTTATATTCCTCGCGACACAGGTGCTTATCTCGCGGACGTGCATGTCAAAGATGAAACCGAATTGACTTCCCGGATGAAAGTTGGCTGGACAAGTCAACCTGACGAAAAAGAGTTTCGCCAGATCGAGATAAATTATGACGTTCTCGAATCATTAGCGGATCGCTCACAAGGAGAGGTCGTTTCGTTTGCGGACTTGTCAGGTTTTGTTCGAGAACTTCCACAAAAAGAGATGCCGGTTCAGGAAATCAAGACGACACCGCTTTGGCATTCTCCGTTGATCTTACTGCTTGCACTTGCCTGTTTCGCTGCCGAGTGGGGACTCCGACGATGGCGAGGGATGCCATGA
- a CDS encoding CCA tRNA nucleotidyltransferase, giving the protein MTPREFSIDVIQQLTDAGYLAYWAGGCVRDLLLGKEPHDFDVATDADPQTVREIFGHQRSIPVGESFGVMIVLGPKSAGQVEVATFRSEGEYLDGRRPESVAFCTPEEDAQRRDFTINGMFYDPISETVHDFVQGQEDLRKRVVRAIGDPHDRMEEDKLRLLRAVRFTAALNFDLDPTTADAVRGMAHQLVVVSAERIAQELKKMLTHENRGLAMSLCEQLDLLPVFLPEVVEKTIEYSLERWQQRIEFLHQLPTNSFEVAMAALLRDVPAPQRHPRQKSESGTVRAVLKRLKLSNQEVETIEWLVRKRGIFDQFADFTLAEKKRLVVSERFDDLFIMERTAASVEKRSDASFEMVERFRNEVPVGKLAPPDLLNGRELIELGFRPGEQFKHLLGAVRDAQLNEQIETKEQAIELVRKLSKD; this is encoded by the coding sequence TTGACGCCACGCGAATTTTCTATCGACGTCATTCAACAACTCACTGACGCAGGATATCTTGCGTATTGGGCGGGAGGCTGCGTGCGTGATTTGCTGCTTGGCAAAGAACCGCATGATTTTGATGTAGCCACCGATGCAGATCCACAAACGGTTCGTGAAATCTTTGGGCATCAGCGCTCAATCCCCGTTGGTGAAAGTTTCGGAGTCATGATTGTGCTCGGGCCAAAATCTGCCGGGCAGGTCGAAGTTGCAACGTTTCGCAGTGAGGGGGAATATCTCGATGGCCGCCGACCGGAGAGTGTCGCCTTTTGTACGCCTGAAGAAGATGCGCAACGACGTGACTTTACAATCAACGGGATGTTCTATGATCCGATCAGCGAGACGGTTCATGACTTTGTCCAAGGGCAAGAGGATCTCAGAAAGCGAGTGGTTCGGGCGATTGGCGATCCACATGATAGAATGGAAGAGGACAAGCTTCGCCTGCTGCGAGCGGTCCGATTCACAGCTGCGTTGAACTTCGACCTCGATCCGACCACTGCGGATGCCGTTCGTGGGATGGCGCATCAACTGGTGGTCGTGAGCGCCGAGCGAATTGCTCAAGAGCTGAAGAAGATGCTGACTCACGAAAATCGTGGGCTGGCGATGTCACTCTGTGAACAGCTGGATCTCTTGCCGGTGTTTCTCCCAGAGGTTGTTGAGAAAACAATTGAGTATTCTCTCGAACGTTGGCAACAACGGATTGAGTTCTTGCATCAGCTGCCAACGAACTCCTTTGAAGTCGCCATGGCAGCTTTGCTTCGAGACGTTCCTGCTCCACAAAGGCACCCTCGGCAGAAGTCGGAGTCTGGAACTGTTCGTGCGGTGTTAAAGCGGTTGAAACTTTCGAATCAGGAAGTGGAAACGATCGAGTGGCTGGTGCGGAAGCGTGGCATCTTTGATCAATTTGCTGACTTCACATTGGCTGAGAAAAAACGTCTCGTTGTCTCTGAGCGCTTCGATGACCTGTTCATCATGGAGAGAACAGCAGCGAGTGTCGAGAAGAGATCAGATGCTTCCTTCGAAATGGTCGAGAGGTTTCGCAATGAAGTTCCGGTCGGAAAACTTGCGCCTCCGGACCTTCTCAATGGCCGAGAACTCATCGAGCTTGGCTTTCGACCGGGAGAACAGTTTAAGCATTTGCTGGGAGCTGTCCGTGATGCGCAACTCAACGAACAGATTGAGACGAAAGAGCAGGCGATTGAGCTGGTTCGGAAGCTCAGCAAGGACTGA
- a CDS encoding AAA family ATPase produces MDTIGTIRPSVISPQPASQRAEALERMRYLALQRRCGVLYGSRGSGKTDLLNRLDDELSREAIQVSRINLAGMLPEEIPFQLGGELGLGLPSHTPLIHSWSLIQDFTQACSRSGEHHVLMFDQLDRADQSIAPTLERLLTLVNGTFSCLFASRPKPERAFRSFIKNQSWMEVKLERLSNEDVSQVFAQEISSKSQALNLSSDATSAAKEVTKGRLDKLKRLAELATLAAEAEEIHEINAEIIRALQGEVIVKS; encoded by the coding sequence ATGGATACGATAGGAACAATTCGCCCCTCAGTAATTTCTCCTCAGCCAGCGAGTCAACGGGCAGAAGCTCTCGAACGGATGAGATACCTTGCATTACAGCGACGCTGCGGCGTCCTCTATGGATCGAGAGGCTCCGGCAAGACCGACCTGCTGAATCGTCTCGATGACGAACTCAGCCGCGAGGCGATTCAAGTTTCGCGCATCAATCTCGCCGGAATGCTGCCGGAAGAAATTCCATTTCAACTCGGTGGAGAACTTGGTCTGGGATTACCGAGCCATACACCCCTGATCCATTCCTGGAGTCTTATTCAAGATTTCACCCAAGCCTGCTCGCGTTCAGGAGAACACCATGTCTTAATGTTCGATCAGCTCGACCGAGCTGATCAGTCGATCGCTCCGACGCTGGAACGACTCTTGACGTTGGTCAACGGAACATTCTCGTGCTTGTTTGCGTCACGCCCGAAACCTGAACGTGCGTTTCGCTCTTTTATTAAGAACCAAAGCTGGATGGAAGTGAAGCTGGAACGGCTTTCGAATGAGGATGTCTCACAAGTTTTCGCTCAGGAAATTTCATCAAAATCACAAGCACTGAATCTTTCCAGTGACGCAACCAGCGCAGCGAAAGAGGTCACCAAGGGACGGCTCGATAAACTCAAACGCCTCGCTGAACTCGCCACACTGGCAGCAGAAGCTGAAGAAATCCACGAGATCAATGCCGAAATTATTCGAGCACTTCAAGGAGAAGTGATCGTCAAATCGTAA
- a CDS encoding nucleotidyltransferase family protein: MSHTATTRIHVVIPAAGVSRRMGQPKLLMQLNGETLIERLVRQLSMFQFASISVLARKSDELLHRAILRSQARLVLPDHDPAEMRESVELLIQDLQDSFAPSDNDGWLLIPADHPILEPHTLTQLIAHCAASPDQIVLPTHQGRRGHPTLFPWSAASCLAKIPHDQGLNWLTRHSDFTVQEVACEEESILWDIDTPEDFERICGILKD; encoded by the coding sequence ATGAGTCACACCGCAACGACCAGAATCCACGTTGTCATCCCAGCTGCCGGAGTCAGTCGCAGAATGGGACAACCGAAACTGTTGATGCAGCTGAACGGCGAGACGCTCATCGAGCGTCTTGTCCGACAGCTCTCAATGTTTCAATTCGCCTCGATTTCGGTACTCGCTCGAAAGTCTGATGAATTACTTCATCGTGCCATTCTCAGATCCCAGGCACGGCTGGTGCTCCCGGACCATGATCCTGCTGAGATGCGAGAAAGCGTTGAACTCCTCATCCAAGACTTACAGGACAGCTTTGCACCGAGCGACAATGATGGTTGGCTGCTGATCCCCGCAGACCATCCCATCCTCGAACCGCATACCTTGACGCAGCTCATTGCTCATTGTGCTGCGTCTCCAGATCAGATCGTGCTCCCGACTCACCAGGGACGACGCGGCCACCCGACCCTCTTCCCATGGTCGGCTGCGAGTTGTCTCGCGAAGATCCCTCACGACCAGGGACTCAACTGGCTCACGCGGCATAGCGATTTCACCGTTCAGGAGGTCGCCTGCGAAGAGGAATCCATCCTTTGGGACATTGATACGCCTGAAGATTTTGAAAGAATTTGCGGAATTCTCAAAGATTGA
- a CDS encoding FKBP-type peptidyl-prolyl cis-trans isomerase, with product MKICWGLLSVVFCCGCIAGPDDFTSASSTEADSSQIAAQNAESSEIVQTANVKIEGNADFRTTSSGLKYRVIRTGKGRKPNKNSTVTCHYRGWLDNGKEFDSSYGKKAATFPLNGVIQGWTEGLQLIQEGGKIELEIPSELGYGAKGQPPIIPGGATLHFEVELFKVR from the coding sequence ATGAAAATCTGTTGGGGACTCTTGTCCGTTGTTTTTTGTTGCGGCTGTATCGCTGGACCTGATGATTTCACCAGCGCGTCCTCAACGGAAGCAGATTCATCTCAAATCGCCGCTCAGAATGCCGAGTCATCTGAGATTGTGCAAACCGCCAATGTGAAAATCGAAGGGAACGCGGACTTCCGAACAACCAGTTCCGGATTGAAGTATCGTGTCATTCGTACGGGGAAAGGTCGTAAGCCCAACAAGAATTCGACTGTCACCTGTCACTATCGTGGTTGGCTCGATAACGGAAAAGAATTTGATAGCTCTTACGGAAAGAAAGCTGCAACATTCCCGCTCAACGGAGTCATCCAGGGTTGGACGGAAGGTTTGCAACTGATTCAAGAGGGTGGGAAGATCGAACTCGAAATTCCTTCGGAACTTGGTTACGGGGCAAAAGGGCAACCCCCAATCATTCCCGGAGGTGCAACTTTACACTTCGAAGTTGAACTATTCAAAGTTCGCTGA
- a CDS encoding insulinase family protein, with amino-acid sequence MTGASQAIAAEEVTSVEGITEYQLENGVRVLLFPDPSKPQVTVNMTVFVGSRHEGYGEAGMAHLLEHMLFKGTPTHPNIPKLLQESGASFNGTTWLDRTNYYETLPASPENLSMALKLEADRLINSYVKGEDLESEMSVVRSEFERGENSPSRILGQRVTSAAYEWHNYGQSTIGNRADIERVPVESLRRFYKKYYQPDNVMVIVAGAFDPEFALAEINAHFGGIPRPDRVLEGTYTEEPAQDGERMVTLRRVGDVGLAAALYHISAGAHPDYVAIDVFEHIMTASPSGRLYKGLVESKLAASVSGAAYSLHDPGMLRFMAEASPGVDPRDVLSKMLEIVETAGEDGVTEEEVERAKTYWMKTWEMSFADSSKLAVQLSEWAAQGDWRLMFMYRDRLEAVTPEDVDRAAKKYVRQSNRTAGLFIPTKEPDRVTIPETPDLAEMIGDYKGREAVAMGEAFDVSPENIESRTTRLTLPSGVKAAFLPKKTRGESVVVQVNLRYGNSEALKGLSTACDLLPTLMTRGTKDLSRQQLQDLLNQKKAKLAASGTAGLASFDIQTRKEYLPEVLDVLRQVLREPTLSPDELELIRNKRLTGYEQQLTDPMALAQTALVVATSEKYPRDDVRYAETIEEKIESWKNVSHDDVTKLFNEYLNGTNGEVAIVGDFEISEIQPLVESILTDWTSDIEFSRNPRSGDVDIKGKTEKILTPGKENATYLAGTVFPMKESNPDYIGLMMGNYVLGSSGLSSRLGDRVRQQEGLSYGVGSFMRSSPLDPRTTLMVYAIANPDNMPKVETAIREELELLIDKGVTDEELATAKKGYLEKQLVNRSSDDQLVNLLTNTAYLGRTMEYYSEQEAAIQKLTVDDVNAAVKKRLDLNHYLVIAAGDFDREKSDKAMKKDEPMTTEKETEFKATNSGLKYKIIKEGDGKAPVPANTVVCHYKGWLDNGETFDSSYDRGQPATFPLNGVIRGWTEGLQLIKEGGKIELEIPSDLGYGDRGFPPVIPGGATLHFEVELLEVK; translated from the coding sequence ATGACGGGAGCGTCACAAGCAATTGCCGCTGAAGAGGTGACCTCTGTCGAAGGGATCACAGAGTATCAACTCGAAAACGGAGTCCGCGTTCTTCTGTTTCCGGACCCATCAAAACCGCAAGTGACAGTCAACATGACTGTCTTTGTTGGTTCACGACATGAAGGGTACGGCGAAGCAGGGATGGCTCACTTGCTGGAACACATGCTGTTCAAAGGAACGCCGACTCATCCCAATATTCCGAAACTCCTTCAGGAGAGTGGAGCCAGCTTCAACGGAACCACTTGGCTGGACCGGACGAACTATTACGAAACGTTGCCTGCAAGTCCTGAGAACCTCAGCATGGCGCTGAAACTGGAAGCGGACCGCCTCATCAACAGTTACGTAAAAGGGGAAGATCTCGAATCGGAGATGAGTGTCGTTCGAAGCGAATTCGAACGGGGCGAAAACTCGCCTTCGCGTATTCTTGGTCAACGTGTCACATCGGCCGCTTATGAGTGGCACAACTACGGTCAATCGACCATCGGAAACCGTGCCGATATCGAACGAGTTCCCGTCGAATCATTGCGTCGTTTTTACAAGAAGTATTATCAACCCGATAATGTCATGGTCATCGTAGCAGGAGCGTTCGATCCTGAATTTGCCCTGGCTGAAATCAACGCACACTTTGGTGGGATTCCACGTCCGGATCGTGTATTGGAAGGGACTTACACTGAAGAACCTGCTCAAGACGGCGAACGAATGGTGACCCTGCGACGTGTCGGTGATGTCGGGCTTGCCGCTGCGTTATACCATATTAGTGCAGGAGCTCATCCAGACTATGTTGCCATCGATGTTTTCGAGCACATCATGACGGCATCTCCGTCGGGGCGGTTGTATAAGGGGCTTGTTGAATCGAAACTGGCAGCCAGTGTTTCCGGAGCCGCCTACTCGTTGCACGATCCAGGCATGCTTCGCTTCATGGCGGAAGCATCTCCCGGAGTCGATCCACGCGATGTCCTTTCCAAGATGCTCGAAATTGTTGAAACCGCTGGCGAAGATGGAGTGACTGAGGAAGAGGTCGAACGGGCGAAAACGTATTGGATGAAGACCTGGGAGATGTCATTCGCAGACAGTAGTAAGCTTGCAGTTCAGCTCAGCGAGTGGGCTGCACAAGGCGACTGGCGATTGATGTTTATGTACCGGGATCGTTTAGAAGCTGTCACCCCTGAAGATGTGGACCGAGCCGCGAAGAAGTACGTTCGGCAGAGTAACCGGACTGCAGGATTATTCATTCCCACAAAAGAGCCTGATCGTGTCACCATTCCTGAGACGCCCGATCTTGCAGAAATGATTGGCGATTACAAAGGTCGTGAAGCGGTCGCGATGGGTGAAGCATTTGACGTCTCACCAGAAAACATCGAATCGCGAACGACTCGTCTCACCTTGCCGAGTGGAGTCAAGGCGGCATTCCTGCCCAAGAAGACTCGTGGAGAATCAGTCGTTGTTCAAGTCAATTTGCGATATGGAAACAGCGAGGCTCTCAAGGGGCTTTCGACTGCCTGTGATCTTCTCCCGACGTTGATGACACGCGGCACCAAAGATCTGTCCCGCCAGCAATTGCAGGATTTGCTGAATCAGAAAAAAGCCAAACTGGCAGCATCTGGTACCGCTGGATTAGCCAGCTTTGACATCCAAACACGCAAAGAATACTTGCCAGAAGTTCTGGATGTGCTTCGACAGGTGTTGCGGGAGCCGACGTTAAGTCCCGATGAACTGGAACTGATTCGCAACAAGCGTCTCACAGGATACGAACAGCAACTCACAGATCCGATGGCTCTTGCACAAACTGCACTAGTCGTCGCGACGAGTGAAAAATATCCCCGAGACGATGTGCGATATGCGGAGACCATCGAGGAGAAAATTGAGAGCTGGAAAAACGTCTCTCATGATGACGTTACGAAACTCTTCAATGAGTATCTCAATGGAACCAACGGTGAAGTTGCCATCGTCGGAGATTTTGAGATCTCGGAAATTCAGCCACTTGTTGAATCGATCCTGACTGACTGGACCTCTGATATTGAGTTCTCTCGCAATCCACGTTCGGGAGATGTCGACATCAAAGGGAAGACAGAGAAGATCCTCACGCCTGGTAAAGAAAACGCCACCTACCTGGCAGGGACCGTGTTCCCGATGAAGGAATCGAACCCGGACTACATTGGGTTGATGATGGGGAATTATGTGCTCGGAAGTAGCGGACTTTCGTCTCGCTTAGGAGACCGGGTCCGTCAACAGGAAGGGCTTTCGTACGGCGTTGGTTCCTTCATGCGTTCCTCTCCGCTGGACCCTCGCACGACACTAATGGTGTATGCGATTGCCAATCCGGACAACATGCCCAAAGTTGAAACCGCGATTCGCGAAGAACTTGAACTCCTGATTGATAAAGGAGTCACTGACGAGGAATTGGCTACCGCCAAAAAAGGCTACCTGGAAAAACAACTCGTCAATCGTTCAAGCGATGACCAACTCGTCAATCTGCTGACAAATACTGCCTATCTGGGGCGGACCATGGAGTATTACTCGGAGCAGGAAGCAGCCATCCAGAAGTTGACTGTCGATGACGTCAATGCTGCTGTCAAGAAACGCCTCGACCTGAATCATTATCTCGTTATCGCAGCGGGCGATTTCGACCGTGAAAAAAGCGATAAAGCAATGAAGAAAGACGAACCTATGACGACTGAAAAAGAGACAGAGTTCAAAGCAACAAATTCTGGTTTGAAGTACAAAATTATCAAAGAAGGGGATGGGAAAGCCCCAGTTCCCGCAAATACCGTTGTTTGCCATTACAAAGGCTGGCTCGATAATGGCGAGACCTTTGACAGTTCTTACGACCGTGGACAGCCTGCGACATTCCCTCTCAACGGTGTGATTCGTGGTTGGACCGAAGGTTTGCAGCTCATCAAAGAGGGTGGGAAGATCGAACTCGAAATTCCTTCCGATCTCGGTTATGGCGACCGGGGATTTCCGCCGGTTATTCCCGGTGGAGCGACCCTCCATTTCGAAGTGGAATTGCTCGAAGTAAAATAA